One window of Streptomyces sp. SUK 48 genomic DNA carries:
- a CDS encoding DNA topoisomerase IV subunit B: protein MTADTSVPSTALLAGADRDGSNYTARHLLVLEGLEAVRKRPGMYIGSTDSRGLMHCLWEIIDNSVDEALGGYCDHIEVILHDDASVEVRDNGRGIPVDVEPKTGLSGVEVVMTKLHAGGKFGGGSYAASGGLHGVGASVVNALSARLDIEVDRSGNTHAISFRRGVPGAFTGAGADAKFEAKSGLRKAKKVPKTRTGTRVRYWADRQIFLKDAKLNLDTLHQRARQTAFLVPGLTIVVRDEYGLGEGGSKGEESFRFDGGISEFCEYLASDKPVCDVLRFSGKGTFKETVPVLDEHGQMTPTEVARELGVDIALRWGTGYDTKLRSFVNIIATPKGGTHVSGFEQALTQTMNDVLRAKKMLRVAEDNVVKDDALEGLTAVVTVRLAEPQFEGQTKEVLGTSAARRIVNQVVTKELKAFLTATKRDAAAQARVVMEKVVAAARTRVAARQHKDAQRRKTALESSSLPAKLADCRSDDVDRSELFIVEGDSALGTAKLARNSEFQALLPIRGKILNVQRSSVTDMLKNAECGAIIQVIGAGSGRTFDIDQARYGKIIMMTDADVDGSHIRCLLLTLFQRYMRPMVEAGRVFAAVPPLHRIEVVQPKKGQDKYVYTYSDRELRDKLMEFQTKGVRYKDSIQRYKGLGEMDADQLAETTMDPRHRTLRRINLADLEAAEQVFDLLMGNDVAPRKEFISSSAATLDRSRIDA from the coding sequence GTGACCGCCGATACGTCCGTGCCGTCCACAGCTCTGCTGGCAGGAGCAGACCGCGACGGTTCCAACTACACCGCGCGGCACCTGCTCGTCCTCGAGGGCCTCGAGGCGGTGCGCAAGCGTCCGGGCATGTACATCGGCTCGACCGACAGCCGCGGCCTGATGCACTGCCTGTGGGAGATCATCGACAACTCGGTGGACGAAGCCCTCGGCGGCTACTGCGACCACATCGAGGTGATCCTCCACGACGACGCGTCCGTGGAGGTCCGGGACAACGGCCGCGGCATCCCCGTGGACGTGGAGCCCAAGACCGGCCTGTCCGGCGTCGAGGTCGTCATGACCAAGCTCCACGCGGGCGGCAAGTTCGGCGGCGGCTCGTACGCCGCCTCCGGCGGTCTGCACGGCGTCGGCGCCTCCGTGGTCAACGCCCTCTCCGCCCGCCTCGACATCGAGGTGGACCGCAGCGGCAACACCCATGCCATCAGCTTCCGGCGCGGCGTGCCGGGCGCCTTCACGGGCGCCGGCGCGGACGCGAAGTTCGAGGCCAAGAGCGGTCTGCGCAAGGCGAAGAAGGTCCCCAAGACCCGCACCGGCACCCGGGTGCGCTACTGGGCGGACCGGCAGATCTTCCTCAAGGACGCCAAGCTCAACCTGGACACGCTGCACCAGCGCGCCCGGCAGACCGCCTTCCTGGTGCCCGGCCTGACCATCGTCGTCCGCGACGAGTACGGCCTGGGCGAGGGCGGCAGCAAGGGTGAGGAGTCCTTCCGCTTCGACGGCGGCATCAGCGAGTTCTGCGAGTACCTGGCGAGCGACAAGCCGGTGTGCGACGTACTCCGCTTCTCCGGCAAGGGCACCTTCAAGGAGACCGTCCCCGTCCTGGACGAGCACGGCCAGATGACCCCGACCGAGGTCGCCCGCGAACTGGGCGTCGACATCGCCCTGCGCTGGGGCACGGGCTACGACACGAAGCTGCGGTCCTTCGTCAACATCATCGCCACCCCCAAGGGCGGCACCCATGTCTCCGGCTTCGAGCAGGCCCTCACACAGACGATGAACGACGTGCTGCGCGCCAAGAAGATGCTGCGCGTGGCCGAGGACAATGTCGTCAAGGACGACGCCCTGGAGGGCCTCACCGCGGTCGTCACCGTGCGCCTGGCCGAGCCGCAGTTCGAGGGCCAGACCAAGGAGGTCCTCGGCACCTCGGCGGCCCGCCGCATCGTGAACCAGGTGGTCACCAAGGAGCTGAAGGCGTTCCTGACCGCCACCAAGCGGGACGCGGCGGCGCAGGCCCGTGTCGTCATGGAGAAGGTGGTCGCCGCCGCCAGGACGCGTGTCGCGGCCCGCCAGCACAAGGACGCCCAGCGGCGCAAGACGGCCCTGGAGTCCTCGTCCCTGCCGGCCAAGCTCGCCGACTGCCGCAGCGACGACGTCGACCGCAGTGAGCTGTTCATCGTCGAGGGCGACTCCGCGCTCGGCACCGCCAAGCTGGCGCGGAACTCCGAGTTCCAGGCCCTGCTGCCGATCCGCGGCAAGATCCTCAACGTGCAGCGCTCGTCCGTGACCGACATGCTCAAGAACGCCGAGTGCGGCGCGATCATCCAGGTCATAGGAGCGGGCTCGGGCCGCACCTTCGACATCGACCAGGCCCGCTACGGCAAGATCATCATGATGACCGACGCCGATGTGGACGGCTCCCACATCCGCTGCCTGCTGCTCACGCTGTTCCAGCGCTACATGCGGCCCATGGTCGAGGCCGGGCGTGTCTTCGCCGCGGTGCCGCCGCTGCACCGCATCGAGGTCGTCCAGCCGAAGAAGGGCCAGGACAAGTACGTCTACACGTACTCGGACCGCGAGCTGCGCGACAAGCTCATGGAGTTCCAGACCAAGGGCGTCCGCTACAAGGACTCCATCCAGCGCTACAAGGGCCTCGGCGAGATGGACGCCGACCAGCTGGCCGAGACCACCATGGACCCCCGCCACCGCACCCTGCGCCGCATCAACCTCGCCGACCTCGAAGCCGCCGAACAGGTCTTCGATCTCCTGATGGGCAACGATGTGGCCCCTCGCAAGGAGTTCATCTCCAGCTCGGCGGCGACATTGGACCGGTCGCGGATCGACGCGTGA
- a CDS encoding serine protease: MRRSLGRALIRPLVLAATVTAIPLVSAFTAAPAAVRSVVVGGFPIDVSQAPWTVALSSRDRFGGTRAGQFCGGVAIARTTVLTAAHCMNDDVLGAPPGRVRDLKVITGRTDLLSDEGQEIAVKDVQVNPGFDGATNSGDFAVVTLAEPLPQSAVIAMAGPGDPAYAPGTKALVSGWGDLTGGGAYAHRLHAADVHVLADDRCGRAYPGGPDGVYRAASMLCAGEAAGGPDACQGDSGGPLVAGGRLIGLVSWGSGCGRAGSPGVYTRVSEVVRALGTGGDGADGKAPTAPTKARERPHGSS, translated from the coding sequence ATGCGCCGTTCCCTTGGCCGTGCACTGATCCGGCCGCTCGTCCTCGCGGCCACCGTCACCGCCATACCCCTGGTGAGCGCGTTCACGGCGGCGCCCGCGGCGGTCCGGAGCGTGGTCGTCGGGGGATTCCCCATCGACGTGTCGCAGGCCCCGTGGACGGTGGCGCTGTCCAGCCGTGACCGGTTCGGAGGCACCCGTGCGGGCCAGTTCTGCGGCGGCGTGGCCATCGCCCGCACCACGGTGCTCACGGCCGCCCACTGCATGAACGACGACGTCCTCGGGGCGCCACCCGGCCGGGTGCGCGACCTCAAGGTGATCACGGGCCGCACGGATCTGCTGTCCGACGAGGGCCAGGAGATCGCCGTCAAGGACGTCCAGGTCAATCCGGGCTTCGACGGCGCGACGAACTCCGGCGACTTCGCCGTCGTCACGCTCGCCGAACCGCTGCCGCAGAGCGCGGTCATCGCCATGGCGGGACCGGGTGACCCGGCCTACGCGCCGGGCACCAAGGCCCTGGTCTCCGGCTGGGGCGATCTGACCGGCGGCGGTGCCTACGCGCACCGGCTCCACGCCGCGGATGTGCATGTGCTCGCCGACGACCGTTGCGGCCGCGCCTATCCGGGCGGCCCTGACGGCGTCTACCGGGCCGCCAGCATGCTCTGCGCGGGAGAGGCCGCCGGTGGGCCGGACGCGTGCCAGGGGGACAGCGGCGGCCCGCTGGTGGCCGGCGGGCGGCTGATCGGTCTCGTCTCCTGGGGCAGCGGCTGCGGGCGGGCCGGGAGCCCCGGCGTCTACACCCGTGTCTCCGAGGTCGTACGCGCCCTCGGGACGGGCGGGGACGGCGCGGACGGGAAAGCACCCACGGCGCCCACGAAAGCCCGCGAGAGGCCCCATGGGAGCTCCTGA
- a CDS encoding RNA polymerase sigma factor: MSASTSRTLPPEIAESVSVMALIERGKAEGQIAGDDVRRAFEADQIPATQWKNVLRSLNQILEEEGVTLMVSAAEPKRTRKSVAAKSPAKRTATKTVAAKTVTTRKATATTAAPAASATPDDSAEEASTAKKAVAKKTTAKKTVAKKTTAKKTAAKKTTGKKDDAEILEEEVLEDTKVGDEPEGTENAGFVLSDEDEDDAPAQQVAAAGATADPVKDYLKQIGKVPLLNAEQEVELAKRIEAGLFAEDKLANADKLAPKLKRELEIIAEDGRRAKNHLLEANLRLVVSLAKRYTGRGMLFLDLIQEGNLGLIRAVEKFDYTKGYKFSTYATWWIRQAITRAMADQARTIRIPVHMVEVINKLARVQRQMLQDLGREPTPEELAKELDMTPEKVIEVQKYGREPISLHTPLGEDGDSEFGDLIEDSEAVVPADAVSFTLLQEQLHSVLDTLSEREAGVVSMRFGLTDGQPKTLDEIGKVYGVTRERIRQIESKTMSKLRHPSRSQVLRDYLD, translated from the coding sequence GTGTCGGCCAGCACATCCCGTACGCTCCCGCCGGAGATCGCCGAGTCCGTCTCTGTCATGGCGCTCATTGAGCGGGGAAAGGCTGAGGGGCAGATCGCCGGCGACGATGTGCGTCGGGCCTTCGAAGCTGACCAGATTCCGGCCACTCAGTGGAAGAACGTACTGCGCAGCCTCAACCAGATTCTTGAGGAAGAGGGTGTGACGCTGATGGTCAGTGCAGCAGAGCCCAAGCGCACCCGAAAGAGCGTCGCAGCGAAGAGCCCGGCCAAGCGCACCGCCACCAAGACGGTCGCGGCGAAGACGGTGACCACCAGGAAGGCCACCGCCACCACGGCCGCCCCCGCGGCGTCCGCCACCCCGGACGATTCCGCCGAAGAGGCATCCACCGCCAAGAAGGCGGTTGCCAAGAAGACGACCGCCAAGAAGACGGTTGCCAAGAAGACCACCGCCAAGAAGACGGCGGCCAAGAAGACCACGGGCAAGAAGGACGACGCCGAGATCCTCGAGGAAGAGGTTCTCGAGGACACCAAGGTCGGCGACGAGCCCGAGGGCACCGAGAACGCGGGCTTCGTCCTGTCCGACGAGGACGAGGACGACGCGCCCGCGCAGCAGGTCGCCGCGGCCGGCGCCACCGCCGACCCGGTCAAGGACTACCTGAAGCAGATCGGCAAGGTCCCCCTGCTCAACGCCGAGCAGGAGGTCGAGCTCGCCAAGCGCATCGAGGCCGGCCTGTTCGCCGAGGACAAGCTGGCGAACGCCGACAAGCTCGCCCCGAAGCTCAAGCGCGAGCTGGAGATCATCGCCGAGGACGGCCGTCGCGCCAAGAACCACCTCCTGGAGGCCAACCTCCGTCTGGTGGTCTCCCTGGCCAAGCGCTACACCGGCCGCGGCATGCTCTTCCTGGACCTCATCCAGGAGGGCAACCTCGGTCTGATCCGCGCCGTCGAGAAGTTCGACTACACCAAGGGCTACAAGTTCTCCACGTACGCCACCTGGTGGATCCGTCAGGCGATCACCCGCGCCATGGCCGACCAGGCCCGCACCATCCGTATCCCGGTGCACATGGTCGAGGTCATCAACAAGCTCGCGCGCGTGCAGCGCCAGATGCTCCAGGACCTGGGCCGCGAGCCCACCCCGGAGGAGCTGGCCAAGGAACTCGACATGACCCCCGAGAAGGTCATCGAGGTCCAGAAGTACGGCCGCGAGCCCATCTCCCTGCACACCCCCCTGGGTGAGGACGGCGACAGCGAGTTCGGTGACCTCATCGAGGACTCCGAGGCCGTCGTCCCCGCGGACGCCGTCAGCTTCACCCTCCTCCAGGAGCAGCTGCACTCGGTCCTGGACACCCTCTCCGAGCGCGAGGCCGGCGTCGTCTCCATGCGCTTCGGCCTCACCGACGGCCAGCCGAAGACCCTGGACGAGATCGGCAAGGTCTACGGCGTGACGCGTGAGCGCATCCGCCAGATCGAGTCCAAGACCATGTCGAAGCTGCGCCACCCGTCGCGCTCGCAGGTGCTGCGCGACTACCTCGACTAG
- a CDS encoding FadR/GntR family transcriptional regulator — protein sequence MSTLAHTMMTAARSTDSGLVGPGELDRYSYGDASVGDRVGTPTWDGGESELGRVGRRPAGSRGRGLHGQLVQQLGQMIVSGDLGADRPLVPEEIGQRFEVSRTVVRESLRVLEAKGLVSARPNVGTRVRPVSDWNLLDPDIIEWRAFGPQRDDQRRELSELRWTIEPLAARLAAGHGREEVQQRLSDMVEIMSHAMAQGDALTYSRADTEFHALLIQVAGNRMLEHLSGIVGAALQVSGGPVTACDRPNDSSLAQHARIVDALGTGDGGAAEAAMRQLLTAHPEVERVVPAPREH from the coding sequence GTGAGTACCCTTGCGCACACCATGATGACCGCCGCCCGTTCCACCGACTCCGGTCTGGTCGGTCCGGGCGAACTCGACCGCTACTCCTACGGCGACGCCTCGGTGGGCGATCGCGTGGGAACGCCCACCTGGGACGGAGGCGAATCCGAGCTGGGCCGGGTCGGCCGGCGGCCCGCGGGCAGCCGCGGCCGCGGGCTGCACGGCCAACTCGTCCAGCAGCTGGGTCAGATGATCGTCTCGGGCGACCTGGGCGCGGACCGACCGCTGGTGCCCGAGGAGATCGGCCAGCGCTTCGAGGTCTCCCGCACCGTCGTCCGCGAGTCCCTCCGCGTGCTGGAGGCCAAGGGCCTCGTCAGCGCCCGGCCGAACGTGGGCACGCGCGTGCGTCCGGTCAGCGACTGGAACCTCCTCGACCCGGACATCATCGAGTGGCGGGCCTTCGGCCCCCAGCGCGACGACCAGCGTCGGGAGCTCAGCGAGCTGCGCTGGACCATCGAGCCGCTCGCCGCCCGTCTCGCCGCCGGACACGGCCGGGAAGAGGTGCAGCAGCGCCTGTCCGACATGGTGGAGATCATGAGCCACGCCATGGCCCAGGGCGACGCGCTCACCTACTCGCGCGCCGACACCGAGTTCCACGCGCTGCTCATCCAGGTCGCGGGCAACCGCATGCTGGAGCACCTCTCCGGCATCGTCGGCGCCGCCCTCCAGGTCTCCGGCGGCCCCGTCACGGCCTGTGACCGGCCGAACGACTCGTCCCTCGCCCAGCACGCGCGCATCGTCGACGCCCTCGGCACCGGCGACGGCGGCGCGGCGGAGGCCGCCATGCGCCAACTGCTCACGGCGCACCCCGAGGTGGAGCGGGTGGTTCCCGCCCCGCGCGAGCACTGA
- a CDS encoding ABC transporter ATP-binding protein, translating into MQVIQAFGLTSTSRKARPPAVDDISFEARAGRITVLLGASGAGKTTALRLMLALRPGRGITYFRGRPLYRIAHPAREVGVLLGDVPGHPARSVRGHLRMLCAASGVPGRRADEVLETVGLVSFREERLGTLSRGMDRRLGLACALLPDPHTLVLDDPARGLSPGEAQWLHGMLRAHADQGGTVLTTTGDPREAAHIADRVVTLDAGRLLADQAAGEFARTRLRPRVAVRSPYAGRLAAALTKEARTGRRSVEVVREGGNRLSVYGTTTSVIGETAFRHGILVHQLADELGDMGPGSAVGGALSERAPAMGGPASRRTPPEREKTVFGFSVPDPPTMTRPETAAPAASASFARKPPRPDSSGTPVFSTEPAPAGSFDEAPPRAEARMALGAETTARRTGKPEAGPTRLTRIIPTRIATTHISALRTLLPGARGPFARPSWTVQPEPRTGGNADTDTARAFDMNSPLPPPISVRPAPTPLRPLRYEIRRAAGVGTGFLICGAVLVLSVLTAVALAGIGHTPQARLFAAWPRQLPLPPVALAAGLLGALAFGDEFRHPALAADRGTVPRRLGLLAAKLLVSGATATLLAFLVAGCDAEALYLVYGRELTQVPDDWLALSASWTALVIGCAWAGVLAAGVFRSTSGGLAAVLAVPVAVVPLMHTAFRGPAERTVADLPLRMREVFLLQWPFGGDRYVLAVARLLVQPVGGAMVLSLAALLCAYLFTTLRARA; encoded by the coding sequence ATGCAGGTGATCCAAGCCTTCGGACTGACCAGCACCTCCCGCAAGGCACGGCCGCCCGCTGTCGACGACATCTCCTTCGAAGCGCGCGCCGGCCGGATCACCGTGCTCCTCGGGGCCTCCGGCGCCGGCAAGACCACGGCCCTGAGGCTGATGCTCGCCCTGCGACCCGGTCGCGGCATCACCTACTTCAGAGGACGGCCCCTGTACCGGATCGCCCACCCGGCACGCGAGGTCGGCGTGCTGCTCGGCGACGTACCGGGGCACCCGGCCCGCTCGGTCCGCGGACATCTGCGCATGCTGTGCGCGGCGTCGGGCGTCCCGGGGCGCCGCGCCGACGAGGTCCTCGAAACCGTCGGCCTGGTCAGCTTCCGGGAGGAACGTCTCGGCACGCTCTCCCGCGGCATGGACCGCAGGCTCGGCCTGGCGTGCGCCCTGCTGCCCGACCCGCACACGCTCGTCCTGGACGATCCCGCCCGCGGTCTCTCCCCCGGCGAGGCGCAGTGGCTGCACGGCATGCTGCGCGCCCACGCCGATCAGGGCGGCACCGTGCTGACGACCACGGGCGACCCGAGGGAGGCCGCGCACATCGCCGACCGGGTCGTCACGCTCGACGCGGGCAGGCTCCTGGCCGACCAGGCGGCCGGGGAGTTCGCCCGCACCCGGCTGCGCCCGCGCGTGGCCGTGCGCAGCCCGTACGCCGGGCGCCTCGCGGCCGCGCTCACCAAGGAGGCCCGTACCGGCCGCCGTTCCGTCGAGGTCGTGCGCGAGGGCGGCAACCGCCTCTCCGTGTACGGCACCACCACCTCCGTCATCGGTGAGACGGCCTTCCGGCACGGCATCCTCGTCCATCAACTCGCCGACGAACTGGGCGACATGGGGCCCGGCTCCGCCGTGGGCGGCGCACTGTCCGAGCGCGCGCCGGCCATGGGCGGCCCCGCGAGCCGTCGTACGCCGCCGGAGCGAGAGAAGACCGTGTTCGGCTTCTCCGTGCCGGACCCGCCCACCATGACGCGCCCGGAGACCGCCGCCCCGGCCGCCTCCGCGTCCTTCGCGCGAAAGCCGCCTCGGCCCGACTCCTCGGGGACACCTGTGTTCTCGACCGAACCGGCCCCGGCGGGCTCGTTCGACGAGGCCCCGCCCCGGGCCGAAGCACGTATGGCCCTCGGCGCCGAGACCACTGCCCGCCGCACCGGGAAGCCGGAAGCCGGCCCGACCCGCCTCACCCGCATCATCCCGACCCGCATCGCCACCACCCACATCTCCGCCCTCCGCACCCTCCTGCCCGGAGCCAGGGGACCGTTCGCCCGTCCGTCGTGGACGGTGCAGCCCGAACCCCGGACCGGCGGGAACGCCGATACCGACACCGCCCGCGCCTTCGACATGAACTCCCCCCTCCCGCCCCCCATCTCCGTCCGTCCCGCACCCACCCCCCTGCGCCCCCTGCGCTACGAGATCCGGCGGGCCGCGGGCGTCGGCACCGGGTTCCTGATCTGCGGCGCGGTGCTCGTGCTGTCCGTGCTGACCGCCGTGGCGTTGGCCGGGATCGGCCACACCCCGCAGGCGCGGCTGTTCGCGGCCTGGCCCCGGCAACTGCCGCTGCCGCCCGTCGCGCTCGCCGCCGGCCTGCTCGGAGCACTGGCCTTCGGGGACGAGTTCCGCCACCCCGCGCTTGCCGCCGACCGAGGCACCGTGCCCCGCCGGCTCGGGCTGCTGGCCGCGAAACTCCTCGTCTCCGGAGCCACCGCGACGCTGCTCGCCTTCCTCGTCGCGGGCTGCGACGCCGAGGCGCTCTACCTCGTCTACGGCAGGGAACTGACCCAGGTCCCCGACGACTGGCTTGCGCTGAGCGCGAGTTGGACCGCCCTCGTCATCGGGTGCGCCTGGGCCGGCGTGCTCGCGGCCGGCGTCTTCCGGTCCACCTCGGGCGGGCTCGCCGCTGTCCTCGCCGTACCCGTGGCCGTCGTACCCCTCATGCACACGGCGTTCCGGGGCCCGGCCGAGCGCACCGTGGCCGATCTCCCGCTGCGGATGCGGGAGGTGTTTCTGCTCCAGTGGCCGTTCGGAGGGGACCGGTATGTGCTCGCGGTGGCGCGGCTGCTCGTCCAACCCGTAGGCGGCGCAATGGTGTTGTCCCTGGCGGCGCTGCTGTGCGCGTATCTGTTCACGACCTTGCGTGCCAGGGCTTGA
- a CDS encoding NUDIX hydrolase, producing MPYDPSAFPPFAVTVDLVVLTVRRHALCALAVRRGESPFQGRWALPGGFVRDDEDLNQAAARELAEETGLHAHDPSIPAQDHGAHLEQLATYGDPDRDPRMRVVSVAHLALAPDLPAPRAGGDASNARWAPVEELLQQGGYGRDDEPVAPLAFDHARILADGVERARSKIEYSSLATAFCPPEFTVGELRRVYEAVWGVALDPRNFHRKVTGTPGFLVPTGGTTTRQGGRPAQLFRAGGATLLNPPMLRPEV from the coding sequence ATGCCCTACGACCCGTCAGCCTTTCCGCCCTTCGCCGTCACCGTGGACCTGGTCGTGCTGACCGTTCGCCGTCATGCGCTGTGCGCGTTGGCGGTGCGCCGGGGCGAGTCGCCCTTCCAGGGGCGGTGGGCGCTGCCCGGCGGCTTCGTACGGGACGACGAGGACCTGAACCAGGCGGCGGCGCGCGAACTGGCCGAGGAGACCGGGCTGCACGCGCACGACCCCTCGATCCCCGCCCAGGACCACGGAGCACACCTGGAGCAGCTCGCCACCTACGGCGACCCCGACCGGGACCCGCGGATGCGCGTGGTCAGCGTCGCGCACCTCGCACTCGCCCCCGACCTGCCCGCCCCCCGCGCGGGCGGCGACGCCAGCAACGCGCGCTGGGCCCCGGTCGAGGAACTGCTTCAGCAGGGCGGTTACGGCCGCGACGACGAGCCCGTCGCACCGCTGGCCTTCGACCACGCCCGGATCCTCGCCGACGGCGTGGAGCGGGCCCGTTCCAAGATCGAGTACTCCTCGCTGGCCACCGCGTTCTGCCCGCCCGAGTTCACCGTCGGCGAGCTGCGCCGGGTGTACGAGGCGGTGTGGGGGGTGGCCCTCGACCCGCGCAACTTCCACCGCAAGGTCACCGGGACCCCCGGGTTCCTCGTTCCGACGGGAGGCACCACCACGCGCCAGGGCGGTCGCCCGGCCCAGCTCTTCAGGGCCGGCGGGGCCACGCTGCTCAACCCGCCGATGCTGCGCCCCGAGGTCTGA
- a CDS encoding DUF4192 domain-containing protein → MTHHSETTEQVTLRTPAELADALPYLLGYRPEDSMVLVAVHDSGGKGRFGGRARLGIPAQEEDWEEAARQLARGLVTSSERRGARPERLVAYVCQEPAPGERGRDVKRRLARLAHLLRIQCGDLDVPVIEALCVSDGRYWSYCCPVADCCPEDGTPMGLPGTSVLAAAATYAGIQVRGTLRELRARLQPWEAAAAREQEAALDAGGLALVPRILDEAGRAEVAEETIVLAERVIRRLAAATPVAGAFPADLRDDGLIGHDEAARLILGLQDRGTRDRAAAWMEGDEAAPALRLWRALARRCVGPYAEHAAPPLTLAGWVAWSTGDELEAREALAMALGADPDYLFARLLHQACNEGLDVESIRRCLRAARTGGAPAAEPARDGVAPAQDGVAPAADAPGVTEPGQDGMAPAAAASETPELAGRLEGVADPVGEPDPAARIRRRRRLRSALAAAGDGPRAARVPGQRRRPASPGPAAGRAPRAGTRHPAGTRMPTKGTGESMT, encoded by the coding sequence ATGACGCATCACAGCGAAACCACCGAGCAGGTCACCCTGCGCACCCCGGCCGAACTGGCCGACGCCCTGCCCTACCTCCTGGGCTACCGACCGGAGGACAGCATGGTCCTGGTCGCCGTGCACGACAGCGGGGGCAAGGGCAGGTTCGGCGGCCGGGCCCGGCTCGGCATCCCCGCGCAGGAGGAGGACTGGGAAGAGGCCGCCCGCCAGCTGGCCCGGGGCCTGGTGACCAGCAGCGAGCGGCGGGGCGCCAGGCCCGAACGGCTGGTGGCCTACGTCTGCCAGGAACCCGCCCCGGGAGAGCGCGGCCGGGACGTCAAACGCCGTCTCGCCCGCCTCGCCCACCTGCTGCGCATCCAGTGCGGCGACCTCGACGTGCCGGTCATCGAGGCGCTCTGCGTCTCCGACGGCCGTTACTGGTCGTACTGCTGCCCCGTCGCGGACTGCTGCCCCGAGGACGGTACGCCGATGGGCCTGCCCGGCACCTCCGTCCTCGCCGCCGCGGCCACCTACGCCGGCATCCAAGTCCGCGGCACCCTCAGGGAGTTGCGCGCCCGGCTCCAGCCCTGGGAGGCCGCGGCGGCACGGGAGCAGGAGGCCGCCCTCGACGCGGGCGGCCTGGCGCTGGTGCCCCGCATCCTCGACGAGGCGGGGCGCGCGGAGGTGGCCGAGGAGACCATCGTCCTCGCCGAGCGCGTCATCCGCCGCCTCGCCGCGGCGACCCCGGTCGCGGGCGCCTTTCCGGCCGACCTGCGCGACGACGGCCTGATCGGACACGACGAGGCGGCACGGCTGATCCTCGGCCTCCAGGACCGCGGCACCCGCGACCGCGCCGCCGCCTGGATGGAGGGCGACGAAGCGGCCCCCGCGCTCCGCCTCTGGCGCGCCCTCGCCCGCCGCTGCGTCGGACCGTACGCCGAGCACGCCGCCCCGCCGCTGACCCTGGCCGGCTGGGTCGCCTGGTCCACGGGCGACGAACTGGAAGCCCGCGAGGCCCTGGCCATGGCACTGGGCGCCGACCCGGACTACCTCTTCGCCCGCCTCCTGCACCAGGCGTGCAACGAGGGCCTGGACGTGGAATCGATCCGCCGGTGCCTGCGAGCGGCGCGGACCGGGGGAGCGCCCGCCGCGGAACCCGCGCGAGACGGCGTGGCGCCTGCGCAGGACGGGGTGGCGCCCGCGGCAGACGCCCCGGGGGTGACGGAACCCGGGCAGGACGGCATGGCGCCCGCCGCGGCCGCCTCGGAGACGCCCGAACTCGCCGGACGCCTGGAAGGTGTCGCGGACCCCGTCGGCGAACCGGATCCGGCCGCGCGCATCCGCCGACGCCGCCGGCTGCGCTCCGCCCTCGCCGCCGCCGGGGACGGCCCCCGTGCCGCCCGTGTGCCCGGGCAGCGGCGCCGTCCGGCGAGCCCCGGCCCGGCCGCCGGACGCGCTCCGCGCGCGGGCACCCGGCATCCGGCGGGCACCCGTATGCCCACGAAGGGGACGGGGGAGAGCATGACCTGA